The following coding sequences are from one Scomber japonicus isolate fScoJap1 chromosome 3, fScoJap1.pri, whole genome shotgun sequence window:
- the ccdc71 gene encoding uncharacterized protein ccdc71: MADRLRGPMVGRPLVFANEERRAVHSWSRISSAGHNVLLDAVKILSPMSRDLSSTEELVTFLQELSEEGHQPTVLRSKDVYRYRSSTNQPLTQDMLKPPNRTTRPTAKRRGRRTMKKREVHPSWNTSEKSSPRIQGVRPPELLMDHHAIVCSRTPSRNVEMPQELQVQPCLRLTNIEGLSGCHTAKLKIQTTLDLSHEAPLAVISQQQQQQQPPTLSGIPSQPSQNGGGAPTKAVALFSQKSLSCPVRLDGALIGDSAPVFYAYGRAFPQTHTELTSNGWRSNGLHRDGRGPKDLNNPTWQRNGWKDKNSFRCKVIKVDDSRSVDEACRKAQKILQVNLSPVIQIQPLNHVLRDFRYQNK, translated from the coding sequence ATGGCTGACAGGCTGCGAGGTCCCATGGTCGGCCGGCCATTGGTATTCGCCAATGAGGAGCGGAGGGCGGTTCACTCCTGGTCGAGGATCTCCTCAGCGGGGCACAACGTCCTTCTGGATGCTGTAAAGATCCTCAGCCCAATGTCCCGCGACCTCTCAAGCACTGAGGAGCTGGTCACCTTCCTGCAGGAGCTGAGCGAGGAGGGCCACCAGCCCACTGTGCTGCGTAGCAAGGACGTGTACCGCTACCGCTCCTCCACAAACCAACCCCTCACTCAAGACATGCTGAAGCCACCCAACAGGACCACCAGACCCACCGCcaagaggaggggaaggaggaccATGAAGAAGAGAGAAGTACACCCGTCCTGGAACACCTCTGAAAAGAGCAGCCCCAGGATTCAAGGGGTTCGCCCTCCAGAGCTGCTGATGGACCATCACGCAATCGTCTGCAGCAGGACACCCAGCAGGAATGTAGAGATGCCACAAGAGCTGCAGGTGCAGCCGTGCCTCAGACTTACCAACATTGAAGGCCTGTCTGGCTGCCACACGGCAAAACTCAAGATCCAAACTACCTTGGACTTGTCTCATGAGGCACCCTTGGCTGTCATttcacagcagcaacagcagcagcagcctccaaCACTTTCAGGAATACCTTCGCAGCCTTCCCAGAATGGTGGCGGGGCACCCACCAAAGCTGTGGCCTTGTTCAGCCAGAAGAGCCTGTCATGTCCCGTCCGATTGGATGGCGCGCTCATCGGCGATTCTGCGCCGGTTTTCTATGCCTATGGCCGGGCATTCCCCCAGACTCACACAGAGCTGACCAGCAACGGCTGGAGGAGCAACGGCCTCCACCGGGATGGTCGGGGCCCCAAGGACCTGAACAATCCAACCTGGCAGAGAAACGGCTGGAAGGACAAGAACAGTTTTAGATGTAAAGTGATAAAGGTTGATGACTCTCGCTCAGTGGATGAGGCCTGCAGAAAAGCGCAGAAGATCTTACAGGTCAACCTGTCTCCAGtgatccagatccaacctctcaaCCATGTGCTGAGAGACTTCAGATACCAGAATAAATGA